In Pseudomonas coleopterorum, the genomic window GAAACGACTCTTGAAAACCAGTGGTAGCCTGATTTCATTGGGTTTTTTTGATGGCATGACGGTTGCTTTGACGATATCACTAATCGGCATCCGGAGTTCACATGCTCACTCAAGCTCAGCGCGACATCATCAAGGCAACCATCCCGCTCCTGGAAACGGGGGGTGAGGCATTGGCGACCCATTTCTACACCATCATGCTGGACGGTCATCCAGAGGTTAGACCGTTGTTCAACCAGGCGCATCAGGCGAGCGGATCGCAACCTCGGGCGCTGGCCAACGGCGTGCTGATGTATGCCCGCAATATCGACCGCCTGGAAAACCTGGGACCGTTGGCAAGCCAGATCGTCAACAAGCACGTCGCGCTGCAAATCCTTCCGGAGCACTACCCGATCGTGGGTGCCTGCCTGTTGCGCGCGATTCGTGAAGTGCTGGGTGAAGACATCGCCACCGATGAAGTGATAGCCGCGTGGGGGGCAGCCTATCAACAGCTCGCCGACCTGCTGATCGGTGCCGAAGAACAGGTGTACGAAAGCGTTGCCGCAGCACCGGGCGGGTGGCGCGGTGGGCGCTTGTTCCGGGTCGCCTGCAAAGTGCCTGAAAGCAGTGAGATCACGTCGTTCTACCTGGAGCCGGTCGATGGCAAACCGGTCATCGCGCACAAACCGGGGCAATACATCAGCCTGCGTCTGAACATCGAGGGGACCGAGTACCGTCGCAGTTACTCGCTGTCGGCGCCATCCTCAGGGGTGGGACTGCGCATCAGTGTGAAGCGCGAGCCCACTGGCGTGGCCTCCAATTATCTGCACGATCAGGTCATCGCCGGATCGGTGCTCGAGCTGTTTCCACCCTCGGGCAACTTCACGCTGGCTGAAGGTACCAAGCCATTGGTGCTGATCAGCGGCGGGGTGGGTATCACGCCGACGATCGCCATGGCCGAGACCGCGCTGCAGGCAGGTGAGCGTCCAGTCGTCTTCATCCACTACGCAAGAAATGCCCAGGCTCAAGCGTTCAAGGACTTGCTTTGCGAGTGGTCGCAACGCTTT contains:
- the hmpA gene encoding NO-inducible flavohemoprotein: MLTQAQRDIIKATIPLLETGGEALATHFYTIMLDGHPEVRPLFNQAHQASGSQPRALANGVLMYARNIDRLENLGPLASQIVNKHVALQILPEHYPIVGACLLRAIREVLGEDIATDEVIAAWGAAYQQLADLLIGAEEQVYESVAAAPGGWRGGRLFRVACKVPESSEITSFYLEPVDGKPVIAHKPGQYISLRLNIEGTEYRRSYSLSAPSSGVGLRISVKREPTGVASNYLHDQVIAGSVLELFPPSGNFTLAEGTKPLVLISGGVGITPTIAMAETALQAGERPVVFIHYARNAQAQAFKDLLCEWSQRFPQFKAYIVYNQASADSGAQPDAVGMPSIEQLQQWMPADRDVEAYFLGPKPFMAFMKRSLHEMGVPDGQAHYEFFGPAEKLA